In one Polaribacter sp. ALD11 genomic region, the following are encoded:
- a CDS encoding fructose 1,6-bisphosphatase, which translates to MAISDLYTSGQHKQEIGHFANIVKIAKADGEISEIEKELLIRAGKNLNITLEESILILTSPEKYPTNPPASYDDRIERLYRLTRMIMADGEAKLVEVKMMQKIAVGLHFSVDNAEKVCDEAIYLVKNNNDLADFTAAIRKLDRA; encoded by the coding sequence ATGGCAATATCAGATTTATATACAAGCGGACAACACAAACAAGAAATTGGTCATTTTGCCAATATTGTAAAAATTGCAAAAGCAGACGGAGAAATTTCAGAAATCGAAAAAGAACTGTTAATTAGAGCAGGAAAAAACTTAAATATCACTTTAGAAGAATCTATTCTTATTTTAACAAGTCCAGAAAAATATCCAACAAATCCGCCAGCAAGTTATGACGATAGGATAGAGCGTTTATACCGTTTAACAAGAATGATTATGGCAGATGGAGAAGCTAAGTTGGTAGAAGTTAAAATGATGCAAAAAATTGCAGTTGGTTTACATTTCTCTGTTGACAATGCAGAAAAAGTGTGTGATGAAGCAATTTATTTAGTTAAAAATAATAACGATTTGGCAGATTTTACTGCAGCAATTAGAAAATTAGATCGCGCTTAA
- a CDS encoding NAD(P)H-dependent glycerol-3-phosphate dehydrogenase yields MNDQKKVAVLGGGSWATAIVKMLTENLETVGWYMRSKSAIEHIKKNNHNPTYLRAADVYAAQLELSSDINKIVANYDVLIFAIPSAFLMGELEKLKKSLDGKIIFSAIKGIVPETGLIVGEHFHKTYNIPLKDIGVITGPCHAEEVAMERLSYLTIACQNQDHAKLMSKSLKSWYIKTKISDDIIGTEYAAMLKNIYAVAAGIAHGLGYGDNFQSVLMSNAIREMKRFIKKVHKMKRNINDSAYLGDLLVTGYSVFSRNRQFGNMVGKGYTVKSAQMEMSMVAEGYYATKSAFKMKEENGARTPIIDAVFNVLYANKDAKKEFKKLTNKLD; encoded by the coding sequence ATGAATGATCAGAAAAAAGTAGCAGTTTTAGGTGGTGGAAGTTGGGCAACCGCCATTGTAAAAATGCTTACAGAAAACTTAGAGACTGTTGGTTGGTATATGAGAAGTAAATCTGCCATAGAACATATAAAGAAAAATAACCATAACCCTACATATCTTAGAGCTGCAGATGTTTATGCAGCTCAATTAGAGTTATCTAGTGACATTAATAAAATTGTTGCAAATTATGATGTACTAATTTTTGCGATTCCTTCTGCTTTTTTAATGGGCGAACTAGAAAAGTTAAAAAAATCATTAGATGGTAAAATTATCTTTTCTGCAATTAAAGGAATTGTACCAGAAACGGGTTTAATTGTCGGTGAACATTTTCATAAGACATATAATATTCCTCTTAAAGATATTGGTGTAATAACAGGGCCTTGTCATGCAGAAGAAGTTGCAATGGAACGTTTATCGTACTTAACAATTGCGTGTCAGAACCAAGATCATGCTAAATTAATGAGCAAATCTTTAAAAAGTTGGTATATAAAAACTAAAATTTCTGATGATATTATTGGTACGGAGTATGCAGCAATGTTAAAAAATATTTACGCAGTTGCAGCCGGTATTGCCCATGGTTTGGGATATGGAGACAATTTTCAATCTGTTTTAATGAGTAATGCTATTAGAGAAATGAAACGCTTTATTAAAAAGGTTCATAAAATGAAAAGGAACATTAATGATTCTGCTTATTTGGGAGATTTATTAGTAACAGGTTATTCCGTTTTTAGCAGAAACAGACAGTTTGGTAATATGGTTGGTAAAGGATATACTGTAAAATCTGCTCAGATGGAAATGAGTATGGTTGCAGAAGGGTATTATGCTACAAAGAGTGCATTTAAAATGAAAGAAGAAAATGGCGCAAGAACACCAATTATAGATGCTGTTTTTAATGTATTATATGCCAATAAAGATGCCAAAAAAGAATTTAAAAAGTTAACGAATAAATTAGATTAA
- a CDS encoding GNAT family N-acetyltransferase: MITISQNIQLRTILSSDCTALFKLMKEVYPSAYSHFWTDNGDWYVNSQYSKENILRELSEEKAAYYFVLYNDEVVGNFRIIWDEKLAGVSEEKQLKLHRIYLHPKTQGNGIGKKLLSWLEEKAVKKNYKIIWLDAMNEQPQAFQFYKKRGYYYHSHTSLPFKLLHEEVRKMSQLYKKLSITL, translated from the coding sequence ATGATTACTATATCACAAAACATACAATTAAGAACCATTTTAAGTTCAGACTGCACAGCTCTTTTTAAGTTGATGAAAGAAGTCTACCCTTCGGCTTACAGTCATTTTTGGACTGATAATGGAGATTGGTATGTGAATTCTCAATATTCTAAAGAAAATATTTTAAGAGAATTATCCGAAGAAAAAGCAGCATATTATTTTGTTTTATATAATGATGAAGTTGTAGGTAATTTTAGAATTATTTGGGATGAAAAATTAGCAGGTGTATCCGAAGAAAAGCAATTAAAACTACATAGAATTTATCTGCACCCAAAAACACAAGGAAATGGAATAGGAAAAAAACTACTTTCTTGGTTAGAAGAAAAAGCAGTTAAAAAGAACTATAAAATTATTTGGTTAGACGCAATGAATGAACAACCCCAAGCTTTTCAGTTTTATAAAAAGAGGGGTTATTATTATCATTCTCATACTTCTCTACCTTTTAAATTATTACATGAAGAGGTTCGAAAAATGAGTCAGCTCTATAAAAAGCTTTCAATTACTCTTTAG
- a CDS encoding PspC domain-containing protein: MILGVCEWLSTKTKFTAKNIRILFVLLVLLAGFGIGAYLILWLVKILSKE; the protein is encoded by the coding sequence ATGATTTTAGGTGTATGCGAGTGGTTGAGTACAAAAACAAAATTTACAGCAAAAAATATTCGAATATTGTTTGTGCTATTAGTTTTATTAGCTGGTTTTGGTATTGGAGCGTATCTAATTCTTTGGTTAGTAAAAATATTATCTAAAGAGTAA
- a CDS encoding glycerol-3-phosphate dehydrogenase/oxidase has translation MSNFSYFNRENITKELQASEFDLLIIGGGITGAGIALDAASRGMKVALIEKNDFASGTSSKSTKLIHGGLRYLKQFDFWLVKEVGTERAIVHKLAPHLVIPEKMILPLIDGGTYGSWLTSIGLKIYDILASVEGEDKRRMLDKEEALEKEPLLPESILNGAGYYAEYRTDDARLTLEVLKTALNYDAKIINYTEATEFIYEENNVVGATVKDTFTNESFNIKAKYVVNATGPWVDNLRQTNHSKTGKRLHLTKGVHLVVPHEKLPIKQSVYFDVPDGRMMFAIPRGKVTYFGTTDTNYQENKDNVDTSLVDAMYLISAVNNMFPDIHISLEDVQSSWAGLRPLIHEEGKSASELSRKDEIFVSDTELISIAGGKLTGYRKMAERIVDLVAKKYKRRFDKEFEEIKTKEIILSGGDFADSSEVNSYVDAIHNRINEVDFDRKYAEYLIYNYGKQTDIILQKFDDLMDENQAEKMIKAEVWFCIQNEMTCTPTDFFMRRTGRLFFDTQSVHLYKEFVMNEFKHYFSWDEKTTKKHQKELEEKLTAVITFN, from the coding sequence ATGAGCAACTTTTCTTACTTCAACAGAGAAAATATTACCAAAGAACTGCAAGCATCAGAATTTGATCTGCTAATTATTGGTGGCGGAATTACAGGCGCAGGAATTGCTTTAGACGCAGCTTCTCGCGGAATGAAAGTAGCCTTAATTGAAAAAAATGATTTTGCTTCTGGTACTTCTAGTAAATCTACAAAACTAATTCATGGTGGTTTGCGTTACTTAAAACAATTCGATTTTTGGTTGGTAAAAGAAGTTGGTACAGAACGTGCAATTGTACACAAATTAGCACCACATTTAGTAATACCAGAAAAGATGATTTTACCTTTAATAGATGGCGGAACGTATGGTTCTTGGCTAACCTCCATTGGCTTAAAAATCTATGATATTTTAGCTTCTGTAGAAGGTGAAGATAAAAGAAGAATGCTAGATAAAGAAGAGGCATTAGAAAAAGAACCGTTGTTGCCAGAAAGTATTTTAAACGGCGCTGGTTATTATGCAGAATACAGAACAGATGATGCGCGTTTAACACTAGAAGTTTTAAAAACAGCTTTAAATTACGATGCGAAAATTATAAATTATACAGAAGCAACCGAATTTATTTATGAAGAAAATAACGTGGTTGGTGCAACTGTAAAAGACACTTTTACCAACGAATCTTTTAACATAAAAGCAAAGTATGTTGTAAACGCAACTGGCCCTTGGGTAGATAATTTACGTCAAACGAATCACTCTAAAACTGGTAAAAGATTACACTTAACTAAAGGAGTTCACTTAGTTGTGCCACATGAAAAATTACCGATAAAACAATCTGTGTATTTTGATGTACCAGACGGACGAATGATGTTTGCAATTCCGCGTGGAAAGGTTACATATTTTGGAACTACAGACACCAATTATCAAGAAAACAAAGACAATGTAGATACGAGCTTGGTAGATGCTATGTATTTAATTTCTGCTGTGAATAACATGTTTCCTGATATTCATATTTCTTTGGAAGACGTGCAATCTTCTTGGGCAGGTTTGCGTCCGTTAATTCATGAAGAAGGTAAATCTGCTTCAGAATTGTCTAGAAAAGATGAGATTTTTGTTTCTGATACAGAATTAATATCTATTGCTGGCGGAAAATTAACGGGTTATCGCAAAATGGCAGAACGAATTGTAGATTTAGTTGCCAAAAAGTACAAGCGTAGATTCGATAAAGAATTCGAAGAAATTAAAACCAAAGAAATTATACTTTCTGGTGGTGATTTTGCAGATTCTAGTGAAGTAAATAGTTATGTTGATGCCATTCATAATAGAATAAACGAAGTAGATTTTGACAGAAAATATGCCGAATATTTAATTTATAACTACGGGAAACAAACCGATATTATTTTGCAAAAATTTGATGATTTAATGGATGAGAATCAAGCTGAAAAAATGATAAAAGCAGAAGTTTGGTTTTGTATACAAAATGAAATGACTTGTACGCCAACAGATTTTTTTATGCGCAGAACAGGTCGTTTGTTTTTTGATACGCAAAGCGTACATTTATATAAAGAATTTGTTATGAATGAATTTAAACACTATTTCTCTTGGGATGAAAAAACGACAAAAAAGCACCAAAAAGAATTAGAAGAAAAATTAACAGCTGTTATAACATTCAATTAA
- a CDS encoding Na+/H+ antiporter NhaC family protein, with product MEYGFLSVIPPIVAIILALKTKQVYIALLFGIWFSWLIIEGWNPLAGTLAMIEGMVNVFQSKGNTRTIMFSALVGALLIFIQYSRGVEGFINIINRKLVKLEGKKTGYSRVMVQVLATVTGLLLFVETSISSLTVGTLYRPIFDKLGIPREKLAYIADSSSAPSSILIPFNAWGAFIMGLLLTQGIDKPFSVMIASIKYNFYPLLAITILFIIIFTKKDFGPMKNAEKRTRETGELMNKGSKPMVSDEITSFPPKEGIEAKAYNMIVPLLVMVFMMPINLIYTGWSSVENATSFFNHATEAIGKGSGSSSVLYAVITALLVAMAMYFIQGIMKPKEAVNLTLKGISELMPLALLMLLAFAIGDACKELETGIYVANVTKDWLSPELLPAVVFIISSFIAFSTGTSWGTFAIMLAISIPMANIHGSDVTIIVAATLGGGIFGDHCSPISDTSIISSMASASDHIDHVKTQLPYALVGGVITVIMYLIIGFLG from the coding sequence ATGGAATATGGATTTCTTTCAGTAATACCACCAATTGTTGCCATTATTTTAGCCTTAAAAACCAAGCAAGTATATATTGCTTTGTTATTTGGAATTTGGTTTTCTTGGTTGATCATAGAAGGATGGAATCCGTTAGCCGGAACTTTAGCAATGATTGAAGGAATGGTAAATGTTTTTCAATCGAAAGGAAACACAAGAACCATTATGTTTAGTGCGTTGGTAGGCGCATTGTTAATTTTTATTCAATATTCGAGAGGAGTAGAAGGTTTTATCAATATTATCAACCGAAAATTAGTAAAACTCGAAGGTAAAAAAACGGGTTATAGTAGAGTGATGGTTCAGGTTTTAGCAACGGTAACAGGGTTGCTTTTATTTGTTGAAACAAGTATTAGTTCTTTAACTGTAGGAACTTTGTACAGACCAATATTCGATAAATTAGGAATTCCGAGAGAGAAATTAGCTTATATAGCAGATTCTAGTTCTGCACCTTCATCCATTTTAATTCCCTTTAATGCTTGGGGAGCTTTCATCATGGGGCTGTTGTTAACACAAGGAATTGACAAGCCATTTTCTGTAATGATTGCGTCTATTAAATATAATTTTTATCCGCTATTGGCAATTACAATTCTCTTCATTATTATTTTTACAAAGAAAGATTTTGGCCCAATGAAAAATGCCGAAAAAAGAACCAGAGAAACGGGTGAATTGATGAATAAAGGCTCTAAACCTATGGTTTCAGATGAGATTACCTCTTTTCCGCCAAAAGAAGGAATTGAAGCGAAAGCGTATAATATGATTGTGCCGCTTTTGGTAATGGTTTTTATGATGCCAATAAATTTAATCTATACCGGTTGGAGTTCTGTTGAAAATGCAACCTCATTTTTTAACCATGCTACAGAAGCCATCGGAAAAGGTTCTGGGTCATCCTCTGTTTTATATGCAGTAATTACGGCTTTATTGGTTGCCATGGCAATGTATTTTATACAAGGAATTATGAAGCCAAAAGAAGCTGTTAATTTAACTTTAAAAGGAATTAGTGAGCTAATGCCATTGGCGTTATTAATGTTGTTAGCATTTGCTATTGGAGACGCTTGTAAAGAGTTAGAAACCGGAATTTACGTTGCAAATGTTACTAAAGATTGGTTGTCGCCAGAATTGTTGCCAGCAGTGGTTTTTATTATTAGTTCCTTTATTGCTTTTTCTACCGGAACTTCTTGGGGAACGTTTGCAATTATGTTGGCAATTTCAATACCAATGGCAAATATTCATGGTTCTGATGTAACTATAATAGTTGCTGCAACTTTAGGAGGAGGAATTTTTGGAGACCATTGTTCGCCAATTTCAGACACTTCTATTATTTCTTCTATGGCGTCTGCAAGTGACCATATAGATCATGTAAAAACACAATTACCGTACGCATTAGTTGGTGGTGTAATTACCGTAATTATGTATTTAATTATTGGGTTTTTAGGATAA
- the dut gene encoding dUTP diphosphatase, translated as MNVQIINNSKHATPNYETEGAAGMDLRANIEESITLKPLERAIVKTGLFIALPVGFEAQVRPRSGLAAKKGVTVLNAPGTVDADYRGEIGVILVNLSNEVFIVNDGERIAQLIIAKHERVNWQEVTVLSETKRGSGGFGSTGV; from the coding sequence ATGAACGTACAAATAATTAACAATTCTAAACACGCAACACCCAATTATGAAACTGAAGGTGCTGCGGGAATGGATTTAAGAGCTAATATTGAAGAATCGATTACTCTTAAGCCTTTAGAAAGGGCTATTGTAAAAACAGGTCTATTTATAGCTTTACCAGTTGGTTTTGAAGCACAAGTAAGACCAAGAAGTGGTTTAGCTGCTAAAAAAGGAGTTACTGTTTTAAATGCTCCTGGAACTGTAGATGCAGATTATAGAGGTGAAATTGGTGTAATTTTAGTAAACCTTTCTAATGAAGTTTTTATTGTAAACGATGGCGAAAGAATTGCGCAATTAATAATTGCAAAACATGAACGTGTAAATTGGCAAGAAGTTACCGTTTTAAGTGAAACTAAACGTGGTTCTGGCGGTTTTGGGAGTACTGGTGTTTAA
- a CDS encoding efflux transporter outer membrane subunit: protein MKINHMISIIKNTPLQKGLVLAVMAFTLQSCFVAKEYARPEITETENLYRTDNLPSDSISMADVSWKTLFTDTYLQQYIDEGLQNNMDIRIAIQQIVAAEAYAKQGKAGYLPSVNIGANVTHQELSKNSQFGAFLTNTSTDQFDVTANLSWEADIWGKIRSNKRATQAAFLQSVAGHQAVKTQLISSIAATYYSILALDAQLEVTKKSIETRKTGVETIKALKEAGLTNQVAVDQNIAQYNNAKSLEVDLEVALFKAENTLSILLGKTPQQINRSSLDTQSINSDMKLGVSSQLLRNRPDVMAAEYGLISAFELTNVAKSNLYPSFKLTASGGLQSLELDQLFNANSLFANIVGGLTQPLFNQRKLKTQKEVAIAQQEQALLRFKKTLLVAGNEVSNALYAYSSENRKFQFLKNEVEALRKAEKNSEELLKNGYATYLDLLTARQSALGVEIKVIGSKLQQLQSVVNLYEALGGGLK, encoded by the coding sequence ATGAAGATTAATCATATGATATCAATTATAAAAAATACACCCCTTCAAAAGGGACTCGTTTTAGCTGTAATGGCTTTTACATTACAAAGTTGTTTTGTGGCTAAAGAGTATGCAAGACCAGAAATTACAGAAACAGAAAACTTGTACAGAACAGATAATTTGCCATCAGATAGTATATCTATGGCAGATGTTTCTTGGAAAACGTTGTTTACAGACACCTATTTACAGCAATATATTGATGAAGGATTGCAAAATAATATGGACATTCGAATTGCAATTCAACAAATAGTTGCAGCCGAAGCGTATGCAAAACAAGGAAAAGCGGGGTATTTACCGTCTGTAAATATTGGTGCGAATGTTACACACCAAGAACTTTCTAAAAATAGTCAGTTTGGTGCGTTTTTAACTAACACTTCTACAGATCAGTTTGATGTTACTGCAAACCTTTCTTGGGAAGCAGATATTTGGGGAAAAATACGTAGCAATAAACGTGCAACACAAGCGGCTTTTTTACAAAGTGTTGCTGGTCATCAAGCGGTAAAAACACAATTAATTTCTAGCATTGCCGCTACTTATTATAGTATTTTAGCCTTAGATGCACAATTAGAAGTTACCAAAAAATCGATTGAAACAAGAAAAACCGGTGTAGAAACTATTAAAGCTTTAAAAGAGGCAGGTTTAACAAACCAGGTTGCAGTAGATCAAAATATTGCACAATACAACAATGCAAAATCTTTAGAAGTAGATTTAGAAGTTGCCCTTTTTAAAGCAGAAAATACATTAAGTATTTTATTGGGTAAAACGCCGCAGCAGATTAACAGAAGTAGTTTAGATACTCAAAGTATAAATTCTGACATGAAACTAGGTGTTTCTTCCCAGTTATTAAGAAATCGACCAGATGTTATGGCTGCTGAATACGGTTTAATTAGTGCTTTTGAATTGACAAATGTTGCTAAAAGTAACTTATACCCATCTTTTAAATTAACAGCTTCTGGCGGATTACAAAGTTTAGAATTAGATCAATTATTTAACGCAAATTCATTATTTGCGAATATTGTTGGTGGCTTAACACAACCTCTTTTTAATCAGCGAAAGCTAAAAACACAAAAAGAAGTTGCCATTGCACAACAAGAGCAAGCGCTGTTAAGATTTAAAAAAACATTGTTAGTTGCTGGTAATGAAGTTTCTAATGCACTATATGCTTACAGTTCTGAAAATAGAAAATTTCAATTCTTAAAAAATGAAGTAGAAGCTTTACGTAAAGCAGAAAAAAATTCTGAAGAATTATTAAAAAACGGATATGCAACTTATTTAGACCTATTAACTGCTAGACAAAGTGCTTTAGGTGTAGAGATTAAGGTTATTGGTAGCAAATTACAACAGTTACAATCTGTTGTAAATTTATATGAAGCTTTGGGTGGTGGTTTAAAATAA
- a CDS encoding MFS transporter, which translates to MAKQDPYAALRIKEFNIFLFVRFLLVFGWSMQFIVIEWQVYSITKDPLSLGIIGLMEIIPAFSMALFAGHIVDQREKRNLLALCTAAFSLISLGLFLLTTESIIASWSTNTVLYSIYGLVFFGGFLRSFFGPTIFSLVALLVPKKIYHNAATWSTSTWKTASVSGALAAGFLISWIGVDKTLCLVFVLVILSLIFTFLIKKKPILNTKIGEPMKESLKAGIRFVFQNKAILGVLTLDMIAVLFGGTVAILSIFAQDVLKVGPEGFGILNASISMGSIVTMFITTYIPINKNTGKKMLISVFIFGLSIIAFGLSSIFWVSILALFISGAADGISMVIRQTILQLKTPDDMRGRVSSVNSMFVGSSNELGAFESGLAAKIIGPVAAVVFGGTMTIITTVTMGVVNPTLRDLDLTKEIEENEKED; encoded by the coding sequence ATGGCAAAACAAGACCCCTATGCAGCATTAAGAATTAAAGAATTCAATATTTTTTTATTCGTAAGATTTTTATTAGTTTTTGGTTGGTCTATGCAATTTATTGTCATCGAATGGCAAGTATATTCAATTACAAAAGATCCTCTTTCTTTAGGAATTATAGGTTTAATGGAAATTATACCAGCATTTTCAATGGCATTATTTGCAGGTCATATTGTAGATCAAAGAGAAAAAAGAAACTTATTAGCCTTATGTACTGCTGCTTTTTCGTTGATTAGTTTAGGTTTATTTTTATTAACTACAGAAAGTATAATTGCAAGTTGGTCTACAAACACTGTTTTGTATTCAATTTATGGTTTGGTCTTTTTTGGCGGATTTTTACGTTCTTTTTTCGGACCAACAATTTTTTCTTTAGTGGCTTTATTAGTTCCTAAAAAAATATATCATAACGCTGCAACTTGGAGTACAAGTACCTGGAAAACAGCTTCTGTTTCTGGAGCATTAGCAGCAGGTTTTTTAATAAGTTGGATTGGTGTAGACAAAACTTTATGTCTCGTTTTTGTTCTAGTGATACTGTCTTTAATATTTACTTTCTTAATTAAAAAGAAACCAATTTTAAACACAAAAATTGGAGAACCTATGAAAGAAAGTTTAAAAGCAGGTATCCGTTTTGTTTTTCAGAATAAAGCAATCTTAGGTGTTTTAACGTTAGATATGATTGCTGTTTTATTTGGAGGAACCGTTGCCATTTTGTCTATTTTTGCGCAAGATGTTTTAAAAGTTGGGCCAGAAGGTTTTGGTATCTTAAATGCTTCTATTTCTATGGGAAGTATTGTTACTATGTTTATAACAACCTATATTCCTATCAATAAAAATACAGGTAAGAAAATGCTTATTTCTGTTTTTATCTTCGGATTAAGTATTATCGCATTCGGACTTTCATCTATTTTTTGGGTAAGTATTTTGGCTTTGTTTATTAGTGGCGCAGCAGACGGAATTTCGATGGTTATTAGACAAACTATTCTACAATTAAAAACACCAGATGATATGAGAGGTAGAGTTTCTTCTGTAAACTCGATGTTTGTAGGCTCTTCTAATGAATTGGGTGCTTTTGAAAGTGGTTTAGCAGCCAAAATAATTGGGCCTGTTGCCGCCGTAGTTTTTGGCGGAACCATGACCATAATAACTACAGTAACAATGGGAGTTGTAAACCCAACTTTACGCGATTTAGATTTAACAAAAGAAATTGAGGAAAACGAAAAGGAAGATTAA
- a CDS encoding TetR/AcrR family transcriptional regulator, producing the protein MVSKQELLECSITNFIKFGSKRFSMNELASELGISKKTIYKHFKTKDELISKGIRFIIDKYLHEVNQILKNTKDPIERIVLIQKNSFQYLNYFKPSFLYGIKKYYHNADVVFENFKSNFIKTTLKPLLEEAIEKEYLRKNLNLDLFCDLYFTKLQNIVFEPKNIFDTYSVDAVFEHLIINSLRGFITTNYKDTKKIFS; encoded by the coding sequence ATGGTTAGTAAACAAGAACTTTTAGAATGTTCTATTACAAACTTTATCAAGTTTGGAAGCAAGCGTTTTTCTATGAACGAACTTGCTTCTGAACTTGGTATTTCTAAAAAAACCATCTACAAACACTTTAAAACAAAAGATGAACTTATTTCTAAAGGTATTCGTTTTATTATTGATAAATACCTGCATGAAGTAAATCAAATTTTAAAAAACACAAAAGATCCCATAGAGAGAATCGTCTTAATTCAGAAAAACAGTTTTCAATATTTAAATTATTTTAAACCTTCTTTCTTATACGGAATTAAGAAATATTACCACAATGCAGATGTTGTTTTCGAAAATTTTAAAAGTAATTTTATAAAAACCACATTAAAACCTTTGCTTGAAGAGGCTATAGAAAAAGAGTATCTTCGCAAAAATTTAAATTTAGATTTGTTTTGCGATTTGTATTTTACAAAACTCCAAAATATAGTTTTTGAACCGAAAAATATTTTTGACACTTATAGTGTAGATGCTGTTTTTGAACATCTAATTATAAATAGCTTAAGAGGTTTTATTACAACAAATTACAAAGACACAAAAAAAATATTTTCTTAA
- the recA gene encoding recombinase RecA produces the protein MATDKEKTAKLKALQLTLDKLDKTYGKGAVMKLGDVVTEDIDAISSGSLGLDLALGVGGYPRGRVIEIYGPESSGKTTLTLHAIAEAQKAGGIAAFIDAEHAFDKFYAENLGVDIDNLIISQPDHGEQALEIAENLIRSGAIDIVVIDSVAALTPKAEIEGEMGDSKMGLHARLMSQALRKLTGTISKTKCTVIFINQLREKIGVMFGNPETTTGGNALKFYASVRLDIRRRTQIKDGDKVIGNSTKVKVVKNKVAPPFQIAEFDIMYGQGISKVGEILDIGVELGIVKKSGSWFSYGETKLGQGRDAVKGLIKDNPELAEELEGKIKDAIENQE, from the coding sequence ATGGCGACAGATAAAGAAAAAACAGCAAAATTAAAAGCGCTTCAACTTACACTAGATAAGTTAGATAAAACATACGGTAAAGGTGCTGTAATGAAGTTAGGTGATGTAGTTACTGAAGATATAGATGCAATTTCATCGGGTTCTTTAGGCTTAGATTTAGCTTTAGGCGTTGGTGGTTATCCAAGAGGAAGAGTAATTGAAATCTACGGACCAGAATCTTCTGGTAAAACTACTTTAACCTTACATGCAATTGCTGAGGCTCAAAAAGCGGGAGGAATTGCAGCATTTATTGATGCAGAACATGCATTCGATAAATTTTACGCAGAAAATCTAGGTGTAGATATAGATAATTTAATTATTTCTCAACCAGATCATGGTGAACAAGCATTAGAAATTGCCGAAAACTTAATTCGTTCTGGTGCAATAGATATTGTTGTTATTGATTCTGTTGCGGCATTAACGCCAAAAGCAGAGATTGAAGGAGAAATGGGAGATTCTAAAATGGGTTTACATGCTCGTTTAATGTCTCAAGCATTGCGTAAATTAACGGGTACTATTTCTAAAACAAAATGTACCGTTATTTTTATTAACCAATTACGTGAGAAGATTGGAGTAATGTTCGGTAACCCAGAAACTACAACGGGTGGTAACGCATTAAAATTTTATGCTTCTGTAAGATTAGATATTAGAAGAAGAACACAAATTAAAGACGGAGACAAAGTTATTGGAAACAGTACTAAAGTTAAAGTTGTTAAAAATAAAGTAGCACCACCGTTTCAAATTGCAGAATTTGATATTATGTACGGACAAGGAATTTCTAAAGTTGGTGAGATTTTAGATATTGGTGTAGAATTAGGTATTGTTAAGAAAAGCGGTTCTTGGTTTAGTTATGGTGAAACAAAACTAGGGCAAGGTAGAGATGCTGTAAAAGGTTTAATTAAAGACAATCCTGAATTAGCAGAAGAACTTGAAGGAAAAATAAAAGATGCTATTGAAAATCAAGAATAA
- a CDS encoding pyridoxamine 5'-phosphate oxidase family protein: MSKFYTKITSRLQKFMEAQKIFFVATAPNSGRINLSPKGMDSFRVVSENRVLWLNVTGSGNETAAHLLENDRITIMFCAFDGAPNILRLYGKGKEIKEGNTSWNELIALFPETPGTRQIFDIHVESAQTSCGMSIPFFEFKSERNQLNDWAEDQGKKGIEQYWKDKNQTSIDGLPTHILK, encoded by the coding sequence ATGTCTAAATTTTACACAAAAATTACCTCAAGACTTCAAAAATTTATGGAGGCTCAAAAAATATTCTTTGTTGCTACTGCTCCTAATTCTGGTAGAATTAATTTATCGCCAAAAGGAATGGATTCTTTTAGAGTTGTTTCTGAAAACCGTGTTTTATGGTTAAATGTTACCGGAAGCGGCAATGAAACGGCGGCGCATTTATTAGAAAACGACAGAATTACCATTATGTTTTGTGCCTTTGATGGTGCACCAAACATTCTGAGATTATACGGTAAGGGGAAAGAAATTAAAGAAGGAAATACATCTTGGAATGAATTAATTGCATTGTTTCCAGAAACTCCAGGCACACGTCAAATATTTGATATTCACGTAGAATCTGCACAGACTTCTTGCGGAATGTCAATTCCTTTTTTCGAATTTAAAAGTGAACGAAATCAATTAAATGATTGGGCCGAAGATCAAGGGAAAAAAGGAATTGAACAATATTGGAAAGACAAAAACCAAACAAGTATCGATGGTTTGCCTACACATATTTTAAAATAA